A part of Gemmatimonas groenlandica genomic DNA contains:
- a CDS encoding dihydrofolate reductase family protein: protein MKTQYYTASSLDGFLATEDDSIEWLDALADITLTSYPMFIADVGALAMGSATYEWMLRHVLKPATGDGAPWPYTQPTWVFTSRAIEPIDGAEIHVVRGDVRPVHAAMTQAAAGKNLWIVGGGDLAGQFYDAGLLDEIIVQVGSVTLGRGKPLLPRRVDGAKALRLTSVERLGDGMAELRYDVPRTTSTDAAPR, encoded by the coding sequence ATGAAAACCCAGTACTACACCGCGTCGAGTCTCGACGGATTTCTGGCGACAGAAGACGATTCGATCGAATGGCTCGATGCGCTCGCCGACATTACCCTGACGAGCTACCCGATGTTCATCGCCGACGTCGGTGCGCTCGCAATGGGATCGGCGACCTACGAATGGATGCTGCGTCACGTGCTGAAGCCGGCGACCGGAGACGGTGCGCCGTGGCCCTACACGCAGCCCACCTGGGTGTTCACGAGCCGAGCGATCGAACCGATCGACGGGGCCGAGATCCATGTGGTGCGTGGCGACGTGCGCCCGGTGCACGCCGCGATGACGCAGGCCGCCGCCGGAAAGAACCTCTGGATCGTTGGCGGTGGCGATCTGGCGGGGCAGTTCTACGACGCCGGACTGCTCGACGAGATCATCGTGCAGGTCGGCTCGGTCACGCTGGGTCGCGGCAAGCCGCTGTTGCCGCGTCGTGTCGACGGCGCGAAGGCGCTCCGACTGACGTCGGTGGAGCGCCTCGGGGACGGCATGGCGGAGCTGCGCTACGACGTGCCGCGTACGACCAGCACCGACGCGGCACCGCGCTAG
- a CDS encoding VOC family protein: MTHTLDNVFGYRGDAMHLPVPNLTAALPFYETVLGFRVVSRGDAPLPHAILARDRVQIGLEENGGDPTQDGCAFHVRGLTALFDEFATRGLAKAPSDFGVEQRDGVAWTVCYVIAPDGLCYWFGERGIT, encoded by the coding sequence ATGACGCATACGCTCGACAACGTGTTCGGGTATCGCGGCGACGCGATGCATCTGCCAGTGCCGAATCTGACCGCGGCCCTTCCGTTCTACGAAACGGTGCTGGGGTTCCGCGTGGTGTCTCGTGGCGATGCGCCGCTTCCGCATGCGATCCTGGCTCGCGATAGGGTGCAGATCGGGCTCGAGGAAAACGGCGGCGATCCCACGCAAGACGGTTGTGCATTTCATGTGCGTGGGTTGACGGCGTTGTTCGACGAATTCGCGACGCGCGGGCTGGCCAAGGCACCGTCGGATTTCGGTGTCGAGCAACGCGACGGTGTGGCCTGGACGGTCTGCTATGTCATTGCGCCGGATGGATTGTGCTACTGGTTCGGAGAGCGCGGCATCACCTGA
- a CDS encoding DUF4342 domain-containing protein — MQRWHGRQAYPTPRSTTHHSGSEAAMEQIKVAGDKLKSTLKQLIREGNVRRIIVRNATGRTLIDMPLTAGLAGAFLAPFWAAVAGIVALTKEFTIVVERDPENRVTKVE; from the coding sequence ATGCAACGATGGCATGGCCGACAGGCGTATCCGACGCCGCGTTCGACCACCCATCACTCCGGCAGCGAGGCGGCGATGGAGCAGATCAAGGTCGCGGGCGACAAACTCAAATCGACCCTCAAGCAGCTGATTCGCGAGGGCAACGTGCGTCGCATCATCGTGCGTAACGCGACCGGCCGCACGCTGATAGACATGCCGCTCACGGCAGGGCTGGCTGGCGCGTTTCTGGCGCCGTTCTGGGCGGCCGTGGCCGGTATTGTCGCGCTGACGAAGGAGTTCACGATTGTGGTCGAGCGGGACCCAGAGAATCGGGTCACGAAAGTCGAGTAG
- a CDS encoding formate dehydrogenase accessory sulfurtransferase FdhD → MASTNVARAAYEQRAVAVSHAHGDTQGTAQRVTWGIAVEAPVEIALNGTPWTVMLATPADLADLAVGLALTERVLRDAHAVTDVVVSEFLHDISVNIVVPESALDMSAVRARSLLGSTACGLCGLESLAQLHQRGVGVDAERSRADVSDAAILRAFAELPAHQPINAATRSVHAAAWCSVNGEIEVVREDVGRHNALDKLMGALARRGALVQSGFVVMSSRCSYELVYKASIAHTLLLATVSAPTTMALEWSAALQPPLACRVGGHSDGRVVRFPAEDPHGG, encoded by the coding sequence ATGGCATCGACGAACGTCGCGCGCGCCGCGTATGAACAGCGCGCCGTCGCCGTGTCGCACGCGCACGGCGATACGCAGGGCACCGCGCAACGGGTCACGTGGGGGATTGCCGTGGAAGCGCCCGTCGAGATCGCGCTGAACGGCACGCCGTGGACGGTCATGCTGGCTACCCCGGCCGATCTCGCGGACCTGGCCGTTGGGCTCGCGCTCACCGAGCGTGTGCTACGCGATGCGCACGCCGTGACGGACGTAGTCGTGTCGGAGTTCCTGCACGATATCTCCGTCAACATCGTTGTCCCGGAGTCTGCGCTCGATATGTCGGCGGTGCGCGCGCGATCGCTGCTGGGCAGCACGGCGTGTGGCCTGTGCGGCCTCGAATCGCTGGCCCAGCTGCACCAGCGCGGAGTAGGCGTTGATGCCGAGCGGAGTCGTGCCGACGTGTCCGACGCCGCGATCCTGCGTGCGTTCGCCGAGCTACCGGCTCACCAGCCGATCAACGCCGCCACACGATCGGTACATGCGGCCGCGTGGTGCAGCGTGAACGGAGAGATTGAAGTGGTGCGCGAGGACGTCGGACGCCACAACGCACTCGACAAGCTGATGGGCGCACTCGCGCGTCGCGGAGCGCTTGTGCAATCGGGCTTCGTGGTCATGAGCAGTCGCTGCAGCTATGAACTGGTGTACAAGGCCTCGATCGCGCACACGCTTCTGCTCGCCACGGTGTCGGCGCCGACCACCATGGCGCTCGAGTGGTCGGCCGCACTGCAACCGCCACTGGCCTGCCGCGTGGGCGGACACTCGGACGGTCGGGTGGTGCGCTTTCCTGCGGAGGACCCCCATGGAGGCTGA
- a CDS encoding ribbon-helix-helix protein, CopG family, giving the protein MSDRIPYARIAITLPEADLAAADRLAKQQDRSRSWIVAEAVRRYVAAVEQGEPANDLGSSRRAQLRRDLAMTAEERVHEAQETSRVSELVIAPRTFASFDEFLVWQRAGGGLA; this is encoded by the coding sequence ATGTCCGATCGTATCCCGTACGCCCGAATTGCCATCACGCTACCCGAGGCCGACCTCGCGGCAGCCGATCGGTTGGCCAAACAACAGGACCGGTCTCGCAGCTGGATCGTAGCCGAGGCGGTGCGGCGATATGTGGCTGCGGTCGAGCAAGGCGAGCCGGCGAACGACCTTGGCAGCTCACGGCGTGCGCAGCTGCGTCGAGATCTGGCGATGACCGCCGAGGAGCGGGTGCACGAAGCCCAGGAAACGTCGCGTGTTTCGGAACTGGTCATCGCGCCACGCACCTTCGCTTCCTTCGACGAGTTCCTGGTGTGGCAACGTGCTGGCGGCGGTTTGGCGTGA
- a CDS encoding LysR family transcriptional regulator, with protein sequence MDAILLRSFLETADAGTLSRAARQLGISQPSLTGQLQRLETHLGVSLFDRHGRGVTLTDAGKALYPRARRILDEVRDTEDAIRREGADGAGTLSVGAIPTVAPYVLPAAVQRLRARHTAMRVELREDYSAVLARLLLDGALDVVIAALPYSFDHLDTELLGSDALVVAVPAAHAAARAGRITLSQLRDAPAVTLDPAHCLGEQVAGFCSSRQVSPSVVCRSAQLATVLELVGAGVGISIVPAMAAVRHNTPQCAYVPLVDHTLQREIVAVWRRGAAQSAQARAFVECVREVVRLG encoded by the coding sequence ATGGATGCCATACTCCTCCGCTCGTTCCTCGAAACGGCTGATGCCGGCACGCTCAGTCGTGCCGCGCGGCAGCTGGGCATATCGCAGCCGTCACTGACGGGGCAGCTGCAGCGTCTGGAGACGCATCTGGGGGTGTCGCTCTTCGACCGACACGGGCGTGGCGTCACCCTCACGGACGCGGGCAAGGCGCTCTACCCGCGGGCGCGCCGCATACTCGACGAGGTGCGTGACACGGAAGACGCGATCCGGCGCGAGGGGGCGGACGGGGCGGGCACGCTGAGCGTGGGCGCGATCCCCACGGTGGCGCCCTATGTCCTGCCGGCGGCTGTGCAGCGGCTGCGCGCGCGTCATACCGCCATGCGCGTCGAGCTGCGCGAGGACTACAGTGCGGTGCTCGCCCGGCTACTGCTCGACGGCGCGCTTGACGTGGTGATCGCGGCGCTGCCGTACTCGTTCGACCATCTCGATACCGAGCTGCTTGGTAGCGACGCACTGGTGGTCGCCGTGCCCGCCGCGCATGCCGCCGCGCGAGCCGGGCGCATCACCCTGTCGCAGCTCCGTGATGCGCCGGCCGTGACGTTGGATCCCGCGCATTGTCTCGGCGAGCAGGTGGCCGGGTTCTGCTCGAGCCGGCAGGTGTCGCCGAGTGTCGTGTGTCGTAGTGCGCAGCTGGCGACCGTGCTGGAGTTGGTGGGCGCAGGCGTCGGCATTTCGATCGTGCCGGCGATGGCCGCGGTGCGACACAACACGCCGCAGTGTGCGTACGTGCCGCTGGTCGACCACACGTTGCAGCGTGAGATCGTAGCAGTGTGGCGACGCGGGGCGGCGCAGTCGGCGCAAGCGCGCGCGTTCGTGGAATGCGTGCGGGAGGTTGTGCGGCTAGGGTAG
- a CDS encoding CIA30 family protein: MSEDLTPTVLRLDEFDAGPESMTRRWSVFSDRVMGGVSHVRGVMTTAYGRYALHLTGDVSLEQNGGFLQAACSLGNPPGSGVDARGFRGVVLSVCGAPGSYFVHLRTADTRAPWQYYGAPLLVSHDWMQVMLSWDAFTPVSLATPLDVSCIVRIGIVAAKTAFHADVALSALGLSAGD; encoded by the coding sequence GTGAGCGAAGACCTCACGCCGACCGTGCTGCGTCTCGACGAATTCGACGCGGGGCCGGAGTCGATGACACGACGGTGGTCGGTATTTTCCGATCGGGTCATGGGAGGCGTGAGTCACGTGCGCGGCGTGATGACCACCGCGTATGGCCGGTATGCGTTGCACCTCACCGGCGACGTGTCGCTCGAGCAGAACGGCGGGTTTCTGCAGGCCGCCTGCTCGCTGGGCAACCCGCCGGGAAGCGGTGTGGATGCGCGCGGCTTCCGCGGCGTTGTGCTCAGTGTGTGTGGAGCGCCGGGTTCGTACTTCGTGCATCTGCGCACCGCCGATACGCGCGCTCCGTGGCAGTACTACGGCGCGCCGCTGCTGGTGTCACACGACTGGATGCAGGTCATGCTGAGCTGGGATGCGTTCACGCCGGTGTCGCTCGCCACACCGCTGGATGTCAGCTGCATCGTGCGCATCGGCATCGTGGCGGCGAAGACAGCGTTTCATGCGGATGTGGCGCTGTCGGCGCTAGGGCTATCGGCTGGTGACTGA
- a CDS encoding CHRD domain-containing protein — MSTRPTSRRIVRSLVSLAGALLVGAALANCSDDDTPAAPALVKFRATLVGGEENPPVTTTATGTSEFTLSRTNDTLFVNVSVTGLNNMRFGHFHTGARGTNGAVVAFLVDGPTVVGASNGRVGKQFITAANLSGTLLGQPLTALIDQMRAGNIYVNLHTDANAGGEVRGQVVLVP, encoded by the coding sequence ATGTCGACTCGTCCCACGTCTCGCCGTATCGTCCGGTCCCTCGTTTCTCTCGCCGGCGCGTTGCTCGTCGGCGCCGCGCTCGCCAATTGCAGCGACGACGACACGCCTGCAGCTCCCGCCCTTGTGAAGTTCCGGGCTACGCTGGTCGGCGGCGAGGAAAACCCGCCCGTGACCACCACGGCCACCGGAACCAGTGAGTTTACGCTCAGTCGCACGAACGACACGTTGTTCGTGAACGTGTCGGTCACTGGTCTCAACAACATGCGTTTTGGTCATTTTCACACTGGCGCCCGCGGTACCAACGGCGCCGTGGTCGCCTTCTTGGTGGATGGACCCACCGTCGTCGGGGCGTCGAACGGTCGCGTTGGGAAGCAGTTCATCACCGCGGCCAACCTGAGCGGTACGCTTCTCGGCCAGCCGCTGACGGCCCTCATCGATCAGATGCGCGCCGGAAACATCTATGTGAACTTGCACACCGATGCGAACGCGGGCGGCGAAGTTCGTGGCCAAGTGGTGCTGGTTCCGTAA
- the katG gene encoding catalase/peroxidase HPI, whose translation MEGMDGEGAGKCPVAHGAVAPKSTTTARGRSNRDWWPNALNVGILRQHSSLSDPLGAGFTYADAFKTLDIEAVRKDLIALMTDSQDWWPADYGHYGPFFVRMAWHAAGTYRTADGRGGASAGTLRFAPLNSWPDNGNLDKARRLLWPIKQKYGQKISWADLMVLTGNVAMESMGFTTFGFAGGRADVWEAEEDIYWGSETEWLGDKRYSGDRELEQPLAAVQMGLIYVNPQGPNGNPDPMASARDIRETFARMAMNDEETVALIAGGHTFGKAHGAGPEALVGREPEGASIEEQGFGWTNAFGSGKGEHTITSGVEGAWTPNPIKWDTGYFDTLFGYEWQLTKSPAGAHQWTPTDPAAATTVPDAHNPEKRHAPMMATTDIALRVDPAYLEISKRFHENPDQLADAYARAWFKLTHRDMGPRTRYLGALVPDEVLIWQDPIPAVDHTLVDAQDIAALKATILAAGLSIGQLVATAWASASTFRNSDKRGGANGARIRLAPAKNWDVNQPAKLTRALEIYETIQKAFNDAQTGGKRVSIADLIVLGGNAAIEQAAKNAGHHVDVPFIPGRMDALQEQTDVHAYDVLEPKIDGFRNYQQRTFTVSAEELLVDKAQLLTLTAPEMTVLVGGLRVLNANHGQSKNGVFTDRAETLTNDFFVNLLDMSTAWKPMSEAGDIFEGRDRITGDVKWTATRVDLVFGSNSELRAVAEVYAQNDAGDKFVHDFVAAWTKVMNLDRFDLD comes from the coding sequence ATGGAAGGCATGGACGGAGAGGGCGCGGGCAAGTGCCCGGTGGCGCACGGCGCAGTGGCACCCAAGTCGACGACGACGGCACGCGGTCGATCGAACCGTGACTGGTGGCCGAATGCACTGAATGTCGGAATTCTTCGCCAGCATTCCTCGCTCTCCGATCCGCTGGGAGCCGGATTCACGTACGCCGACGCCTTCAAGACGCTGGACATCGAGGCGGTTCGCAAGGATCTCATCGCGCTCATGACCGATTCGCAGGACTGGTGGCCGGCCGACTACGGGCACTACGGACCGTTCTTCGTGCGCATGGCGTGGCACGCCGCCGGCACCTATCGCACGGCCGATGGTCGGGGCGGTGCCTCCGCCGGCACGCTGCGCTTCGCCCCGCTCAACAGCTGGCCCGACAACGGTAACCTCGACAAGGCGCGCCGCCTGTTGTGGCCCATTAAGCAGAAGTACGGCCAGAAGATTTCCTGGGCCGATCTGATGGTGCTCACGGGCAACGTCGCCATGGAATCGATGGGCTTCACGACCTTCGGCTTCGCCGGCGGCCGCGCCGACGTGTGGGAGGCCGAGGAGGACATTTATTGGGGTTCCGAAACCGAGTGGCTGGGCGACAAGCGCTACTCCGGCGACCGCGAGCTCGAACAGCCATTAGCGGCCGTGCAGATGGGGCTCATTTACGTGAATCCGCAGGGCCCGAACGGGAATCCCGACCCGATGGCATCGGCGCGCGATATCCGTGAGACGTTCGCGCGCATGGCCATGAACGACGAAGAAACCGTCGCCCTCATTGCCGGTGGCCACACGTTCGGCAAGGCGCACGGTGCCGGTCCGGAAGCGCTGGTTGGCCGAGAGCCCGAAGGCGCCAGCATCGAGGAGCAGGGCTTCGGCTGGACGAACGCGTTCGGCAGCGGCAAGGGTGAGCACACGATCACCAGCGGCGTGGAAGGCGCCTGGACGCCGAACCCGATCAAGTGGGACACCGGCTACTTCGACACACTCTTTGGCTACGAGTGGCAGCTTACCAAGAGCCCGGCCGGAGCGCATCAGTGGACGCCCACCGACCCCGCCGCGGCCACGACGGTGCCCGACGCGCACAATCCCGAGAAGCGGCATGCGCCGATGATGGCTACGACCGACATCGCGCTCCGCGTCGATCCGGCGTACCTCGAGATTTCGAAGCGTTTCCACGAGAACCCCGATCAACTGGCTGACGCCTACGCCCGCGCATGGTTCAAGCTCACGCATCGCGATATGGGTCCGCGCACGCGCTACCTCGGCGCGCTCGTCCCTGACGAAGTGCTGATCTGGCAGGATCCCATCCCGGCCGTCGATCACACGCTCGTCGACGCGCAGGACATCGCGGCGCTCAAGGCGACGATCCTCGCCGCTGGACTCTCCATCGGCCAGCTCGTCGCCACCGCATGGGCGTCCGCCTCGACGTTCCGGAACTCCGACAAGCGCGGTGGTGCCAATGGCGCGCGCATCCGACTCGCACCCGCCAAGAACTGGGACGTCAACCAGCCGGCGAAGCTCACGCGCGCCCTCGAGATCTACGAGACGATCCAGAAGGCGTTCAACGACGCACAGACGGGCGGGAAGCGGGTGTCGATCGCCGACCTGATCGTGCTCGGCGGCAACGCCGCGATCGAACAGGCCGCGAAGAATGCCGGACACCACGTCGACGTGCCGTTCATTCCCGGCCGCATGGATGCGCTGCAGGAGCAGACTGATGTCCATGCGTACGACGTGCTTGAGCCGAAGATCGACGGGTTCCGCAACTACCAGCAGCGTACCTTCACCGTGTCGGCCGAAGAACTCCTGGTCGACAAGGCGCAGTTGCTCACGCTGACCGCGCCCGAAATGACGGTGCTCGTGGGTGGCCTGCGCGTGTTGAACGCCAACCACGGCCAGTCCAAGAACGGCGTGTTCACCGATCGCGCCGAGACGCTCACCAACGACTTCTTTGTGAACCTGCTCGACATGAGCACGGCGTGGAAGCCTATGTCCGAGGCCGGCGACATCTTCGAAGGTCGTGACCGCATCACTGGTGATGTGAAGTGGACGGCCACCCGCGTGGACCTGGTCTTCGGGTCGAATTCGGAGCTGCGCGCCGTGGCCGAGGTGTATGCGCAGAACGATGCCGGCGACAAGTTCGTGCACGACTTCGTCGCTGCGTGGACGAAGGTGATGAACCTCGATCGCTTCGACTTGGACTGA
- the ggt gene encoding gamma-glutamyltransferase, whose amino-acid sequence MSPRRSLSRVGALAALTVVASPLLAQRPTTLAGRSAVYAPNGMVATSQPLASSAGLEILRRGGNAIDAAVAAAAVLSVTEPHMTGIGGDMFAIVWLAKEQKLVALNASGRAGSLMTRETLQARGFRAGSQQGVMSVTVPGALAGWDRLLRTHGTRTLAQVLQPAIGYARDGFPVSPIIAAQWGDEVAFLQRDSAAAATYLPGGRAPKAGEWFRNPDYARTLKTIADSGIGTFYGGSIGKRLVARIKALDGFVTLDDLRKNAPNWVTPMSVPFKGYRVWELPPSNQGIAALEMLRILEPYDLKAMGHNSPAYLHHLIEAKKLAYADLDRFVGDEDHLAMPASQLLTDEFIAERRSHLNPLRAQERVDPGPLRTKSETVYLTVADAEGNMVSFINSIYDYFGSGIVVPGLGFALHNRGAGFTLTEGLPNTVAPGKRPFHTLIPGFVTQTVNGREQAYMSFGLMGGGVQAQGHVQFLLNYFVFGMDVQAAIDAPRFRHYDKQRVALEPPIGDGVRNALVAMGHVLIEQPTIAFGGAQAIVRLPKGFAAGSDPRKDGMAVGY is encoded by the coding sequence ATGTCACCACGTCGTTCTCTCTCGCGCGTCGGCGCACTCGCGGCGCTCACCGTCGTTGCGTCGCCTCTGTTGGCCCAGCGGCCAACCACGCTGGCCGGTCGCTCGGCGGTGTACGCGCCCAACGGGATGGTGGCCACCAGCCAGCCGCTCGCGTCGTCGGCCGGTCTGGAGATCCTGCGTCGCGGCGGCAATGCGATCGACGCTGCCGTAGCCGCGGCGGCCGTGCTGAGCGTGACGGAGCCACACATGACGGGCATCGGTGGCGACATGTTCGCCATCGTCTGGTTGGCGAAGGAGCAGAAGCTCGTCGCGCTCAACGCGAGCGGACGCGCCGGCTCGCTCATGACACGCGAAACACTGCAGGCACGCGGCTTCCGCGCGGGCTCGCAGCAGGGCGTGATGTCGGTGACGGTACCGGGCGCGCTCGCAGGGTGGGACAGGCTGCTGCGCACGCACGGTACGCGTACGCTGGCGCAGGTGCTGCAACCGGCCATCGGCTACGCGCGCGATGGCTTTCCCGTGTCGCCGATCATCGCCGCGCAGTGGGGCGATGAAGTGGCGTTCCTGCAGCGCGACTCGGCGGCCGCCGCCACGTATCTACCCGGCGGACGCGCGCCGAAGGCTGGCGAGTGGTTTCGCAATCCCGACTACGCGCGCACGCTGAAGACGATCGCCGACAGTGGCATCGGCACCTTCTACGGCGGGAGCATCGGCAAGCGGCTGGTCGCGCGTATCAAGGCGCTGGACGGCTTCGTGACACTCGACGATCTGCGCAAGAACGCGCCGAATTGGGTGACGCCGATGTCGGTGCCGTTCAAGGGCTACCGCGTGTGGGAGTTGCCCCCCAGCAATCAGGGAATCGCCGCGCTGGAAATGCTGCGCATTCTGGAGCCGTACGATCTGAAGGCGATGGGCCACAATTCGCCCGCGTACTTGCATCATCTCATCGAAGCGAAGAAGCTGGCGTACGCCGACCTCGATCGCTTCGTGGGCGACGAAGATCATCTCGCGATGCCGGCATCGCAGTTGCTCACCGACGAGTTCATCGCCGAGCGACGCAGTCATCTCAATCCGTTGCGCGCGCAGGAGCGGGTGGACCCGGGTCCGCTGCGTACGAAGAGCGAGACGGTGTATCTCACCGTGGCCGATGCCGAGGGCAACATGGTGTCGTTCATCAATTCGATCTACGACTATTTCGGGTCGGGGATTGTGGTGCCGGGCTTGGGCTTCGCGCTGCACAATCGCGGGGCGGGCTTCACGCTGACCGAGGGACTTCCCAACACCGTCGCGCCGGGCAAGCGGCCGTTTCACACGCTCATTCCCGGCTTCGTGACGCAGACGGTGAACGGGCGCGAACAGGCGTACATGAGCTTCGGGTTGATGGGCGGCGGTGTGCAGGCGCAGGGACACGTGCAGTTCCTGCTCAACTACTTCGTGTTCGGCATGGACGTGCAGGCGGCAATCGACGCGCCGCGCTTCCGGCACTACGACAAACAGCGCGTGGCGCTGGAGCCGCCGATCGGCGATGGCGTACGCAACGCGCTGGTTGCCATGGGGCACGTGCTCATCGAGCAACCCACCATCGCGTTCGGCGGCGCGCAGGCGATCGTGCGACTGCCGAAGGGGTTTGCAGCGGGGAGTGATCCGCGCAAGGACGGGATGGCGGTGGGGTACTGA
- a CDS encoding NAD-dependent epimerase/dehydratase family protein: MYSRREFIGTGLAALGAVSAFDPRVLVPARAAKKILILGGTGFVGPHDVREALKRGHHVTIFNRGKSAPGMFGKDVEELAGDRANDLSALKGRKWDAVIDESASLASAPEWVKLSAELLRDNVDQYLFISTRSVYQDLSRVPMSIEAPVLTLENSPIEAGKPLPYGHAKAYAEKAAHAAMPGRVTVVRPGLIVGPEDDTDRFTNWPVRIARGGEVLVPGDGTDHVQIIDARDLVKFCITLVENRTYGVFNGVGPQMGMPFKEFVSRIQKGVGSNPTYTWVDADFLRASGANPYGKELPVFQVMRGRTAGFARIDITPEIKAGLTVRPMEDTARDTLAWWKTLPAERQAAIKTGFTPEREAALLALWKARTPK, encoded by the coding sequence ATGTACAGCCGTCGTGAATTCATCGGCACCGGACTTGCTGCGTTGGGCGCCGTGTCTGCCTTCGATCCGCGTGTGCTCGTGCCCGCGCGCGCCGCGAAGAAGATTCTCATTCTGGGTGGCACGGGATTCGTCGGTCCGCATGATGTGCGCGAAGCACTCAAACGCGGACATCACGTCACGATCTTCAATCGTGGCAAGAGCGCTCCGGGCATGTTCGGGAAGGATGTCGAAGAGCTCGCCGGTGATCGCGCCAACGACCTCAGTGCGCTGAAGGGTCGGAAGTGGGATGCCGTCATCGACGAATCGGCCTCGCTCGCGAGCGCGCCCGAGTGGGTGAAACTCTCGGCCGAGTTGCTGCGCGACAATGTCGATCAGTATCTGTTCATCTCGACGCGCTCCGTCTATCAAGACCTGAGCCGCGTGCCGATGTCGATCGAGGCACCGGTGCTCACGCTCGAGAACTCGCCGATCGAAGCGGGCAAGCCGCTCCCCTACGGCCATGCCAAGGCGTACGCCGAGAAGGCGGCGCATGCCGCTATGCCTGGTCGCGTCACGGTCGTACGTCCGGGGTTGATCGTCGGTCCTGAAGACGACACCGACCGCTTCACGAACTGGCCGGTGCGCATCGCGCGCGGCGGTGAGGTGCTCGTGCCGGGTGATGGCACCGATCACGTCCAGATCATCGATGCGCGTGACCTCGTGAAGTTCTGCATCACGCTGGTCGAGAACCGCACCTATGGCGTGTTCAACGGCGTGGGCCCGCAGATGGGGATGCCGTTCAAGGAGTTCGTGTCGCGCATTCAGAAGGGCGTCGGCAGCAATCCCACGTACACGTGGGTGGATGCCGACTTCCTGCGTGCGAGCGGTGCGAATCCTTATGGCAAAGAGCTGCCGGTGTTTCAGGTGATGCGCGGTCGTACCGCGGGTTTCGCGCGCATCGACATCACGCCGGAGATCAAAGCGGGTCTGACGGTACGCCCGATGGAAGACACGGCGCGCGACACGCTCGCGTGGTGGAAGACATTGCCGGCCGAGCGTCAGGCCGCGATCAAGACCGGCTTTACGCCGGAACGCGAAGCGGCATTGCTGGCACTCTGGAAGGCTCGCACGCCGAAGTGA
- a CDS encoding formate dehydrogenase subunit delta: MEAENLVRMANEIAHFFAPYPEADAVEGVRDHLVHFWDPAMRKELLAIASGLTPASTPLDALVLRAVEQLRRSVDE, translated from the coding sequence ATGGAGGCTGAGAACCTCGTACGCATGGCGAATGAGATCGCGCACTTCTTCGCGCCGTACCCCGAGGCCGACGCAGTCGAGGGCGTGCGCGATCACCTTGTGCACTTCTGGGATCCGGCTATGCGAAAGGAGCTGCTGGCCATCGCCAGCGGACTGACGCCAGCGTCGACGCCGCTCGATGCGCTGGTGCTGCGAGCGGTCGAGCAGCTGCGGCGCAGCGTCGACGAGTAG